Proteins encoded within one genomic window of Pseudocalidococcus azoricus BACA0444:
- a CDS encoding transposase has protein sequence MDQCHLVSEDICGYAWGKADERIQVPIKNIKERRTDYGAINYVTDRLIVKPYLSGNSQNTIQFIKAIKAIHPNQKIMVIWDGAAYHNSDDFRKYLHQVNGDKSEQEWPIYCIKLAPYAPEQNPIEAVWL, from the coding sequence GTGGATCAGTGTCATCTTGTTTCAGAGGATATTTGTGGATACGCTTGGGGTAAAGCGGATGAAAGAATACAGGTTCCCATCAAGAATATAAAGGAGAGGCGAACCGATTATGGTGCAATAAACTATGTCACAGATCGCCTAATTGTCAAACCTTATTTGAGTGGAAATAGTCAGAATACTATTCAGTTTATCAAAGCGATAAAGGCGATTCATCCCAATCAGAAAATTATGGTGATTTGGGATGGTGCAGCATATCATAACAGTGATGATTTCCGTAAATATTTACATCAAGTCAATGGAGATAAGTCAGAACAAGAATGGCCGATTTACTGCATCAAATTAGCCCCATACGCACCGGAACAGAATCCGATTGAAGCAGTGTGGCTGTAA
- a CDS encoding chromophore lyase CpcT/CpeT: MSHATDVLTLARWMAADFSNQAQAFENPPFFAHIRVCMRPLPKGIVSGLGLYVEQAYDYLLSVPYRVRVLELLVMSDQIAIKNYTLKDEKKFYGAARNPHRLQELTEVDLELLPGCNMIVAWTGTGFQGQVEPGKACTVVRKGKTTYLDSTFEIDGEKFISHDRGRDPQTDEHIWGSVAGPFYFTRTESFATEIPNSL; encoded by the coding sequence ATGTCCCATGCTACTGATGTTCTCACCTTAGCCCGCTGGATGGCCGCTGATTTTAGTAACCAGGCCCAGGCCTTTGAAAACCCACCTTTTTTTGCCCACATTCGGGTGTGTATGCGCCCCTTGCCCAAAGGAATCGTGTCTGGCCTGGGGTTGTATGTCGAACAAGCCTATGACTATTTACTCTCTGTGCCCTATCGGGTGCGGGTTTTAGAGTTGTTGGTGATGTCGGATCAGATTGCCATTAAGAACTACACCCTCAAGGATGAGAAAAAATTCTACGGAGCCGCCCGCAATCCCCATCGCCTCCAAGAGCTAACAGAAGTCGATTTAGAGCTTTTACCCGGCTGTAACATGATTGTGGCCTGGACAGGGACAGGGTTTCAGGGGCAAGTCGAACCGGGCAAGGCCTGTACCGTAGTCCGCAAAGGGAAAACCACCTATTTAGACAGCACGTTTGAGATCGATGGCGAAAAGTTTATTAGCCATGACCGGGGCCGGGATCCGCAAACCGATGAGCATATTTGGGGTTCTGTGGCTGGGCCGTTTTATTTTACCCGTACCGAAAGCTTTGCCACTGAGATTCCTAATTCACTCTAG
- a CDS encoding MgPME-cyclase complex family protein — protein sequence MQTYYYVLASRKFLIEEEPLEEVLKERRRHYQETGKEIDFWLVSEPAFLTAPELSPQRNQCPQPAAAIISTNPQFIQWLKLRLEFVITGEFQAPSATIPDPIATASQPAA from the coding sequence ATGCAAACCTACTATTATGTCCTCGCCAGTCGTAAATTTCTCATTGAGGAAGAACCCTTAGAAGAAGTCTTGAAGGAACGGCGGCGGCATTATCAAGAAACAGGGAAAGAAATTGACTTTTGGCTGGTGTCGGAACCCGCATTTTTAACCGCTCCTGAGTTATCTCCCCAGCGAAATCAATGCCCCCAACCCGCAGCAGCCATTATTTCTACTAATCCTCAATTTATTCAGTGGTTGAAGTTACGTTTAGAGTTTGTGATTACCGGAGAGTTCCAGGCCCCCAGTGCCACTATTCCTGATCCGATTGCCACTGCCTCCCAACCCGCTGCTTAA